In a genomic window of Thiolapillus brandeum:
- a CDS encoding SlyX family protein has translation MNDIQDLQVRISFQEDSLQELNITVARQQTELDILRKELLRLQERLLELESNQPEPGSEDAPEAEIPPHY, from the coding sequence ATGAACGACATCCAGGATTTGCAAGTGCGCATCAGTTTTCAGGAAGACAGCCTGCAGGAACTGAACATTACCGTGGCCCGCCAGCAGACCGAACTGGACATCCTGCGCAAGGAGCTGCTGCGCCTTCAGGAGCGGCTGCTGGAGCTGGAAAGCAATCAGCCAGAGCCAGGGTCGGAAGACGCCCCGGAAGCCGAGATACCCCCGCACTATTGA
- the yjgA gene encoding ribosome biogenesis factor YjgA, producing MKELDEDGLVVRPNKTRLKRELADLQSLVMEIIALGPGDRARLHLDDKFLEGVALAAKMKPSTGRNRQVKYLVKLLQKQDLDQVRHWFETRNSKHAEENRHFHALEQWRDRLVEEGDAALGEFLEQFPQTDRQQLRALIRGAVKEKSTGKPAGAGRKLFRMLRENSVES from the coding sequence ATGAAAGAATTGGATGAGGACGGCCTGGTTGTTCGTCCCAACAAGACCCGGTTGAAAAGGGAGCTGGCGGATCTCCAGTCCCTGGTGATGGAAATCATCGCCCTGGGGCCGGGTGACAGGGCCAGGCTTCACCTGGATGACAAGTTCCTGGAGGGTGTCGCCCTTGCCGCCAAAATGAAGCCTTCCACGGGGCGCAACCGCCAGGTGAAGTATCTGGTGAAGCTGCTGCAGAAACAGGATCTGGATCAGGTGCGCCACTGGTTTGAAACCCGCAACAGCAAGCATGCGGAAGAGAACCGGCATTTTCATGCCCTGGAACAGTGGCGCGACCGGCTGGTGGAAGAAGGTGATGCCGCCCTGGGAGAATTCCTGGAGCAGTTTCCACAGACCGACCGGCAACAGCTGCGTGCATTGATTCGTGGAGCGGTAAAGGAAAAGTCCACCGGCAAGCCGGCGGGAGCCGGGCGCAAGCTGTTCCGTATGCTGCGGGAAAACTCGGTAGAATCGTGA
- a CDS encoding DUF3016 domain-containing protein — MKKSILIITSLLTLPIMALATGSAAVHWSNPEGYKDVFSTDGAQEEFMAYTLKELESTINELAESLPDGQKLDMTVTDLDLAGDVKLSGARTQHQDVRVVKEMYPARMTFHYRLLDAKGNVLKEGDEKIQSRTLSTSLRTGSNESLGMEKRMLKSWFKRTFDQ; from the coding sequence ATGAAAAAGTCCATTTTGATTATCACCAGCCTGTTGACTCTGCCCATCATGGCCCTGGCCACTGGCAGCGCTGCAGTCCATTGGTCAAACCCCGAAGGCTACAAGGACGTGTTTTCCACCGATGGGGCCCAGGAGGAATTCATGGCATACACCCTGAAGGAATTGGAAAGCACCATTAACGAACTGGCTGAATCCCTGCCTGATGGCCAGAAACTGGACATGACGGTTACCGACCTGGATCTGGCTGGCGACGTGAAACTCAGTGGCGCCCGCACCCAGCATCAGGATGTGCGCGTCGTCAAGGAAATGTATCCCGCAAGAATGACTTTCCATTACCGCCTGCTGGATGCCAAGGGCAATGTACTCAAGGAAGGTGATGAGAAGATTCAGAGCCGCACCCTCAGTACCTCCCTGCGCACGGGCAGCAATGAATCCCTGGGAATGGAAAAACGCATGCTCAAAAGCTGGTTCAAGAGAACCTTTGACCAATGA
- the ligA gene encoding NAD-dependent DNA ligase LigA has translation MTGKNINSRIRALREQIDYHNYRYYVLDDPEIPDSEYDRLMRELQELEAAHPELITPDSPTQRVGAQPLKEFHEVRHKVPMLSLGNAFSDEEMADFDERVRKLLKVEQVEYSAEPKLDGLAISLRYEHGRLVQGATRGDGHRGEDVTSNVRTIGAIPLRLRGEDWPEVLEVRGEIFMPRQGFEALNERARKKGEKTFANPRNAAAGSLRQLDPRITARRPLAFYAYGWGELSGETPGDSYSQVMTVLKGYGLPISPELKVVQGLQGCLDYFAAMSEKRDRLDYEIDGVVFKVNDLAQQERLGYVSRAPRWAIARKFPAQEALTLVRDVEFQVGRTGAVTPVARLEPVEVGGVVVSNATLHNMDEVQRKDVHIGDTVYVRRAGDVIPEIVRVLPERRPADARPVVLPQHCPVCGSDIIKPEGEAVARCTGGLFCPAQRKEAIKHFASRRAMDIEGLGDKLVEQLVERELVHDPADLYRLEQDQLAALERMGEKSARNLMDALARSKETTLARFLYALGIREVGEATSQTLANHFRGLEALENATEEELQQVPDIGPIVAAHIAAFFRQPHNREVIEKLLAAGIHWPDVEAPPADAQPLKGKTFVLTGSLSRPRGEIKAKLQALGARVAGSVSKKTDYVVAGEAAGSKLEKAKGLGLAILDEAGLEKLLNAAGDSTEPS, from the coding sequence ATGACCGGAAAGAATATCAACTCGCGCATCCGCGCCCTGCGGGAGCAGATCGACTACCACAACTATCGCTACTATGTGCTGGATGATCCCGAGATTCCGGACAGCGAATACGACCGCCTCATGCGCGAGCTCCAGGAACTGGAAGCCGCCCACCCGGAGCTGATCACCCCGGATTCCCCCACCCAGCGGGTAGGCGCCCAGCCCCTCAAGGAATTTCATGAGGTGCGCCACAAGGTGCCCATGTTGTCCCTGGGCAATGCGTTCAGCGACGAGGAAATGGCGGACTTCGACGAACGGGTGCGCAAGCTGCTGAAAGTGGAACAGGTGGAATACAGCGCCGAACCCAAGCTCGACGGCCTGGCCATCAGCCTGAGATACGAGCACGGCAGACTGGTGCAGGGCGCCACCCGGGGCGACGGCCACCGGGGGGAGGATGTCACTTCCAACGTGCGCACCATCGGCGCCATCCCCCTGCGCCTGCGGGGAGAGGACTGGCCGGAGGTGCTGGAAGTGCGGGGAGAGATCTTCATGCCCAGGCAGGGTTTTGAAGCCCTCAATGAACGCGCCCGGAAAAAGGGTGAAAAAACCTTCGCCAACCCGCGCAACGCCGCCGCGGGCAGTCTGCGCCAGCTCGATCCCAGAATCACCGCCCGCCGGCCCCTGGCATTCTATGCCTACGGCTGGGGCGAGCTGTCCGGGGAAACCCCGGGGGACAGCTATAGCCAGGTGATGACGGTCCTCAAGGGCTATGGACTGCCCATCTCCCCCGAGCTGAAAGTCGTCCAGGGCCTGCAGGGCTGCCTGGATTACTTCGCCGCCATGAGTGAAAAGCGCGACCGCCTGGATTACGAAATCGATGGCGTGGTGTTCAAGGTCAACGACCTGGCGCAGCAGGAACGCCTGGGCTATGTCTCCCGGGCCCCGCGCTGGGCCATCGCCCGCAAGTTCCCCGCCCAGGAAGCCCTGACCCTGGTTCGTGACGTGGAATTCCAGGTGGGGCGCACCGGCGCCGTCACCCCGGTGGCGCGCCTGGAGCCCGTGGAAGTGGGGGGTGTGGTGGTGAGCAACGCCACCCTGCACAACATGGACGAAGTGCAGCGCAAGGATGTGCATATCGGGGATACAGTCTATGTGCGCCGCGCCGGGGACGTGATTCCCGAGATCGTCCGCGTGTTGCCGGAACGCCGTCCCGCGGATGCCCGGCCAGTGGTGCTGCCCCAACACTGTCCCGTGTGCGGTTCCGATATCATCAAACCGGAAGGGGAAGCCGTGGCCCGCTGCACCGGCGGCCTGTTCTGTCCCGCCCAGCGCAAGGAAGCCATCAAGCATTTTGCCTCCCGCCGGGCCATGGACATCGAGGGCCTGGGCGACAAGCTGGTGGAACAACTGGTGGAGCGCGAACTGGTGCATGATCCCGCCGACCTGTACCGCCTGGAACAAGACCAACTGGCCGCCCTGGAACGCATGGGCGAGAAATCCGCCCGGAATCTCATGGACGCCCTGGCGCGCAGCAAGGAAACCACCCTGGCGCGCTTTCTCTATGCCCTGGGCATACGCGAAGTGGGGGAGGCCACCAGCCAGACGTTGGCCAATCATTTCCGCGGCCTGGAGGCCCTGGAAAACGCCACCGAGGAAGAACTGCAACAGGTGCCGGACATCGGCCCCATCGTCGCCGCCCATATCGCCGCCTTCTTCCGCCAGCCTCACAACCGGGAAGTCATCGAGAAATTGCTGGCGGCGGGCATACACTGGCCGGACGTGGAAGCGCCTCCCGCGGACGCGCAGCCGCTGAAAGGCAAGACCTTCGTCCTCACGGGCAGCCTCAGCCGTCCCCGCGGTGAAATCAAGGCCAAGCTCCAGGCCCTGGGCGCCAGGGTGGCGGGCAGTGTGTCCAAAAAGACCGATTATGTGGTGGCGGGGGAAGCGGCCGGCTCCAAGCTGGAAAAAGCCAAAGGGCTGGGTCTGGCCATCCTCGATGAGGCCGGCCTGGAAAAGCTGCTCAATGCAGCCGGAGATTCGACGGAACCCTCATGA
- a CDS encoding glycosyltransferase family 4 protein: MDKPVQLRSILCVHQGSELYGSDRSFLQSVKSLRRSHPDAHINVVLPVQGPLVELLQEFADEVVVREMAVLRRGGFLRSFMPYLGRLPGFVRRAHADCRGKDLVYINTVVLLDFILVSYQPGSRAFIHIRETPGILLRMLFSLLLAPSRAKLIFNSNFTRNAYFLLGWKPGCVIHNAAQDYDFIEPMSPSDAGLRILHLGRFNGMKGQELLLEAVAALSTEEQQKLRIRIVGSEFGNQNGNEARIRKHSAALGLDGLVEVLPFTPFPEKLFAWADVVVVPSTRPESFGRIAIEAMSAGRCVVAANHGGLSEIVTPCVDGLLFRANDVRDLRSRLRQLLHDREMLLQLGKQGRVSYKRRFTEDGYEVKFTQCITHKAGGGF, translated from the coding sequence ATGGATAAGCCGGTTCAGCTGCGCTCTATTCTCTGTGTACACCAGGGAAGTGAGTTGTATGGCTCAGACAGAAGCTTTCTGCAGTCGGTCAAGTCATTACGGCGAAGCCATCCTGATGCTCATATCAATGTTGTCCTGCCCGTTCAGGGACCGTTGGTGGAGCTTCTGCAGGAGTTTGCGGATGAAGTTGTTGTCAGGGAAATGGCGGTGCTCCGTCGGGGAGGCTTTCTCCGGAGCTTTATGCCTTACCTGGGAAGACTGCCTGGTTTTGTCAGACGGGCGCATGCAGATTGCCGGGGAAAGGATCTCGTGTACATCAACACGGTGGTCTTGCTCGATTTCATCCTGGTTTCTTACCAGCCCGGCAGCCGCGCTTTCATTCATATCCGAGAGACCCCCGGTATTTTGTTGCGCATGCTATTCTCGTTGCTGTTGGCTCCAAGCCGCGCCAAGCTGATCTTCAATTCCAATTTTACGCGCAATGCCTATTTTCTTCTGGGATGGAAGCCCGGTTGTGTTATCCATAATGCAGCGCAGGATTATGATTTCATCGAACCGATGAGTCCCTCTGATGCCGGGTTGAGAATCCTGCATCTGGGACGTTTCAATGGCATGAAAGGCCAGGAACTATTGCTTGAAGCCGTGGCAGCATTGTCTACCGAGGAACAGCAAAAACTGCGTATCAGAATCGTTGGCAGTGAGTTCGGCAATCAGAATGGCAATGAAGCCAGAATACGCAAGCACAGCGCCGCTCTCGGATTGGATGGGCTTGTTGAAGTGCTTCCTTTTACGCCCTTTCCGGAAAAGCTGTTTGCCTGGGCGGATGTGGTGGTGGTTCCATCGACCCGGCCGGAGTCATTTGGCCGCATTGCCATAGAGGCCATGAGCGCGGGGCGTTGCGTGGTTGCTGCCAACCATGGTGGTCTGTCAGAAATTGTTACACCTTGCGTGGATGGCCTGCTGTTTCGCGCCAACGATGTACGGGACTTGCGCAGCCGCTTGCGCCAGCTTCTGCACGACAGGGAAATGCTGCTGCAACTGGGAAAGCAGGGCCGGGTGAGCTACAAGCGAAGATTCACCGAAGATGGTTACGAGGTGAAGTTTACTCAATGCATCACTCATAAAGCAGGTGGCGGCTTCTGA
- a CDS encoding 4'-phosphopantetheinyl transferase family protein: protein MLALDFSQSYPVRHPSWTSESLNSPLSLPEGEAHVWKLPLDAHSDNALNLLSPAEQERHAGFRHSLAARHYLNTRCLTRRILAAYLQEPPGKLDIRRARGGKPYLRDHPLEFNLSHSRGLGLLAVSAGRPLGVDLEQLRPVKYLAGIAARIFDDQAMEKLQNQNEKDRQQLFFTHWTAMEARQKAVGLGIFAEQVPAGESECRHFIPHEGFIAAIAAPPGSALPALKFLEPR, encoded by the coding sequence TTGTTGGCATTGGACTTCAGCCAGTCATATCCCGTGCGCCACCCATCCTGGACAAGCGAATCCCTGAACTCACCTCTATCCCTTCCGGAGGGTGAAGCCCATGTCTGGAAACTTCCCCTGGATGCCCATTCGGACAACGCCCTGAACCTGCTCAGCCCGGCGGAACAGGAACGCCATGCCGGATTCCGCCATTCCCTCGCCGCCCGGCACTATCTGAACACCCGTTGCCTCACCCGGCGAATTCTCGCTGCCTACCTGCAGGAGCCTCCCGGGAAACTGGATATACGCAGGGCCAGGGGCGGCAAACCTTATCTCCGGGATCACCCTCTGGAATTCAACCTGAGCCACAGCCGCGGCCTGGGTCTGCTGGCGGTCAGCGCCGGGCGCCCCCTGGGCGTGGATCTGGAACAGCTGCGCCCGGTGAAATACCTGGCCGGCATCGCAGCACGCATTTTTGACGATCAGGCCATGGAAAAACTGCAGAATCAAAATGAAAAGGACCGCCAGCAATTGTTCTTCACCCATTGGACCGCCATGGAAGCCCGGCAGAAGGCCGTGGGTCTGGGAATATTCGCGGAACAAGTGCCTGCCGGCGAATCCGAATGCCGGCATTTCATCCCCCATGAGGGTTTCATCGCTGCTATTGCAGCCCCCCCCGGCAGCGCCCTGCCTGCCCTGAAATTTCTCGAGCCCCGATAG
- a CDS encoding undecaprenyl-diphosphate phosphatase yields the protein METLQIVLLALIQGFTEFLPISSSAHLILAPYVFGYADQGLAFDLAVHLGTLLAVVLYFRHEVIAMLHDWFASVAPGGKATPNSRLGWAIILATIPVMVVGVLIKDLVEHQLRAPQVIAATTILIGLLLWWADYQSKRNRRIGSMNFKDALFIGVAQAVALIPGTSRSGITMAAALMLGYTREAASRFSFLLSIPTILASVIWVGKDLVTTENAVNWGDLGLGILLSFIAAYTTIHFFLRFIERIGMAPFAIYRLLLGATILGFLYL from the coding sequence ATGGAAACCCTACAGATCGTCCTCCTGGCCCTGATACAGGGGTTCACCGAATTCCTGCCCATCTCCAGCTCTGCACATCTGATACTGGCGCCCTATGTATTCGGCTATGCCGACCAGGGACTGGCTTTCGACCTTGCCGTACACCTGGGCACCCTGCTGGCGGTGGTTCTGTATTTCCGCCATGAAGTCATCGCCATGCTGCATGACTGGTTCGCCTCTGTAGCGCCCGGCGGCAAGGCCACCCCCAACAGCCGCCTGGGCTGGGCCATCATACTCGCGACCATCCCGGTGATGGTCGTGGGCGTACTGATCAAGGATCTGGTGGAGCATCAGCTGCGCGCCCCCCAGGTGATTGCCGCCACCACCATACTCATTGGTCTGTTGCTGTGGTGGGCGGACTATCAGTCGAAACGCAACCGGCGCATCGGCAGCATGAACTTCAAGGACGCCCTGTTCATTGGTGTCGCCCAGGCTGTCGCTCTGATTCCCGGCACCTCCCGCTCGGGCATCACCATGGCCGCCGCCCTGATGCTGGGCTACACCCGCGAAGCCGCCTCACGTTTTTCCTTCCTCCTGTCCATCCCCACCATACTCGCTTCAGTGATCTGGGTGGGCAAAGATCTGGTGACAACCGAAAATGCCGTGAACTGGGGAGACCTGGGCCTGGGGATACTCTTGTCCTTCATTGCCGCCTACACCACCATCCATTTCTTCCTGCGCTTCATCGAACGCATCGGCATGGCGCCCTTTGCCATTTATCGGCTGTTGCTGGGCGCAACCATACTCGGGTTTCTGTATCTTTAA
- the cysZ gene encoding sulfate transporter CysZ, whose amino-acid sequence MTALIAAFLMPFRGLGLLLRPGLRRYVAMPLLINILIFSLTAWIGSVYFQEFIDWALPADSWMSYLEWLLWPLFALTYLVIAFYSFTLVANLIASPFNGILAAQVEKQITGRLPEDHSGSILAEILPAISGELGKIWYFLLRAIPVLILMIIPGLNAIGSVLWLLLGFWFLSIEYVDYPMGNHHIRPAEQRRILRQRPFQTWAFGAGANLLMMIPVINFAAMPASVAGATLWWVRTKPDQ is encoded by the coding sequence ATGACAGCCCTGATCGCCGCCTTCCTCATGCCTTTTCGCGGGCTGGGGCTGCTGCTGCGCCCCGGCCTGCGCCGCTATGTGGCCATGCCCCTGCTCATCAATATCCTGATCTTCAGCCTCACGGCCTGGATCGGCAGCGTCTATTTCCAGGAATTCATCGACTGGGCGCTTCCCGCGGACAGCTGGATGAGCTATCTGGAATGGCTGCTCTGGCCCCTGTTCGCCCTCACCTATCTGGTGATCGCCTTCTACAGCTTCACCCTGGTGGCCAACCTCATCGCCTCACCCTTCAATGGCATCCTTGCCGCCCAGGTGGAAAAGCAGATCACGGGCAGACTGCCGGAGGATCACAGCGGCAGCATCCTGGCGGAGATCCTTCCCGCCATCAGCGGCGAACTGGGCAAGATCTGGTATTTCCTGTTGCGCGCCATCCCGGTGCTGATCCTCATGATCATTCCCGGCCTCAACGCCATCGGTTCCGTTTTGTGGCTGTTGCTGGGCTTCTGGTTCCTGAGCATCGAATACGTGGACTACCCCATGGGCAATCATCACATCCGCCCCGCCGAACAGCGCCGCATCCTGCGCCAACGCCCCTTCCAGACCTGGGCCTTCGGCGCGGGGGCCAACCTGCTGATGATGATCCCGGTCATCAACTTCGCCGCCATGCCCGCCTCCGTGGCCGGGGCCACCCTGTGGTGGGTGCGCACGAAGCCGGATCAGTGA
- the recJ gene encoding single-stranded-DNA-specific exonuclease RecJ — MSKTIVTRDSRGAGDRLPDSLHPVLRRIYACRGVENAEELNLGLDALLPVELMTGADEAARIIAGQMENDGHILVIGDFDCDGATSTALSVLALRAMGARQVDYLVPNRFEYGYGLTPEIVELAARDKPDLIITVDNGVSSVDGVAAANALGIPVIVTDHHLPGEQLPAAAAMVNPNLPDSRFPAKSTAGVGVIFYVLLALRALLRDRQWFRGRAEPNMADYLDLLALGTVADVVPLEHNNRILVRQGLARIRAGRCRPGISALLEVAGRSQHRVQASDLGFAVGPRLNAAGRLDDMSVGIECLLADDPLEARQLAVQLDTLNRDRRVIEDDMRQQAEEMLAGLKMKEMDLPPGLCLYDESWHQGVIGILASRIKERHHRPVIAFAPGEGGEIKGSARSIPGVHIRDVLDEVNAKHPGLVPRFGGHAMAAGLTLASGKLDAFRAAFNEVLQARLEGRDLEPVIESDGEIAPQDMHLEMAGLLADGGPWGQGFPEPLFHGEFEVVQQRLLKDRHWKLVVQPAGGDQIVDAIGFNLADDMPGPLPERVLMAYQLDINEFRGNVNLQLRIAHMEAA, encoded by the coding sequence ATGTCAAAGACCATTGTGACCCGAGATTCCCGGGGCGCCGGTGACCGGCTTCCCGACAGCCTGCACCCGGTGCTCAGGCGTATCTACGCCTGTCGTGGCGTGGAGAATGCTGAAGAACTGAATCTCGGCCTGGATGCCCTGTTGCCCGTGGAGCTGATGACCGGTGCCGATGAAGCTGCCCGGATCATCGCCGGGCAGATGGAGAACGATGGACACATCCTGGTGATCGGCGATTTCGATTGTGATGGCGCCACCAGTACCGCGCTTTCCGTGTTGGCGCTGCGGGCCATGGGCGCGCGCCAGGTGGACTATCTGGTGCCCAACCGCTTTGAATACGGCTACGGCCTGACGCCGGAGATCGTCGAGCTGGCGGCCCGGGACAAGCCCGATCTGATCATCACCGTGGACAATGGCGTGTCCAGTGTGGATGGTGTGGCGGCAGCCAATGCCCTGGGTATCCCGGTTATCGTAACGGATCATCACCTTCCGGGAGAACAGTTGCCCGCAGCAGCGGCCATGGTCAATCCGAATCTCCCGGACAGCCGTTTCCCGGCCAAGTCCACTGCGGGGGTGGGGGTGATTTTTTATGTGCTGCTGGCCTTGCGTGCCCTGCTGCGTGACCGTCAATGGTTCCGTGGCCGGGCAGAACCCAATATGGCGGACTATCTGGATCTCCTGGCTCTGGGCACCGTGGCGGACGTGGTGCCTTTGGAACACAACAACCGCATTCTGGTGCGTCAGGGCTTGGCGCGGATTCGCGCCGGGCGTTGCCGCCCCGGCATATCCGCCCTGCTGGAAGTGGCCGGGCGCAGCCAGCACCGGGTCCAGGCATCGGATCTCGGGTTTGCCGTGGGGCCGCGCCTGAATGCCGCCGGACGTCTGGATGATATGTCCGTTGGTATCGAATGCCTGCTGGCGGATGATCCCCTGGAAGCCCGGCAGCTGGCGGTGCAACTGGATACCCTGAATCGCGACCGGCGCGTCATCGAGGATGACATGCGCCAGCAGGCGGAGGAAATGCTGGCCGGGCTGAAGATGAAAGAAATGGATCTTCCCCCGGGTCTGTGTCTGTACGATGAAAGCTGGCACCAGGGCGTGATTGGTATCCTTGCGTCGCGCATCAAGGAGCGCCATCACCGGCCGGTGATCGCGTTTGCACCAGGTGAAGGGGGAGAGATCAAAGGCTCGGCGCGTTCCATTCCCGGCGTGCACATTCGAGATGTGCTGGATGAGGTCAATGCCAAACACCCCGGCCTGGTGCCCAGGTTCGGCGGCCATGCCATGGCGGCAGGGCTGACCCTGGCATCCGGCAAACTGGATGCCTTCAGAGCGGCTTTCAATGAAGTGCTTCAGGCCCGGCTGGAGGGCAGGGATCTTGAACCTGTGATCGAATCCGATGGAGAGATCGCCCCCCAGGACATGCACCTGGAAATGGCGGGTCTTCTGGCCGATGGTGGCCCCTGGGGCCAGGGGTTTCCGGAACCCCTGTTTCATGGCGAGTTCGAGGTGGTGCAGCAGCGCCTGCTCAAGGACCGGCATTGGAAACTGGTGGTGCAGCCTGCCGGCGGTGACCAGATCGTTGATGCCATCGGCTTCAACCTGGCCGATGACATGCCCGGCCCCCTGCCGGAGCGGGTGCTCATGGCCTACCAGCTGGATATCAATGAATTTCGCGGCAATGTGAATCTGCAGTTGCGCATTGCCCATATGGAGGCGGCATGA
- the lepB gene encoding signal peptidase I: protein MKTSIKNLMRGYRPLIIFAILLASFRTTIADWSPVPSGSMEPTLVPGDVVWIDKTAFGPSIPILNKKLFSWGAPRRGEVITFVPPHKDQLFVKRVIAVPGDRLRIEGMKLWVNGQLLAQGITREEADALLGEETIGTHTHAFKLTRGMGMPYVGKTIQVPTGKYFVMGDHRNNSADSRFWGFVDEDKVMGRVTGIALSFSTRRGWDRFALPVH, encoded by the coding sequence ATGAAAACATCCATCAAGAACCTGATGCGCGGTTACCGTCCACTGATCATCTTTGCCATTCTGCTGGCATCCTTCCGCACCACCATCGCCGACTGGTCTCCCGTACCCAGCGGTTCCATGGAACCCACCCTGGTGCCCGGCGACGTGGTATGGATCGACAAGACCGCCTTTGGCCCTTCCATTCCCATTCTCAACAAGAAACTTTTCTCCTGGGGCGCTCCCCGGCGCGGGGAAGTGATCACCTTCGTGCCGCCTCACAAAGACCAGTTGTTCGTCAAGCGCGTGATTGCCGTTCCCGGAGACCGCTTGCGCATCGAGGGCATGAAACTGTGGGTGAACGGACAGCTCCTGGCGCAGGGGATCACCCGGGAGGAGGCCGATGCCTTGTTGGGCGAGGAGACCATCGGTACTCACACTCACGCCTTCAAACTGACCCGGGGCATGGGCATGCCCTATGTAGGAAAGACCATCCAGGTGCCCACTGGCAAGTACTTCGTCATGGGCGATCACCGCAACAACAGCGCCGACTCCCGTTTCTGGGGTTTCGTGGATGAAGACAAGGTCATGGGCCGTGTGACTGGCATTGCCCTGTCGTTTTCAACCCGGCGTGGCTGGGATCGTTTCGCCTTGCCGGTTCACTGA
- a CDS encoding mechanosensitive ion channel family protein has product MRPNTRILALFFLVLALITGGSLAVASSDETVSPPEADKPPVPESLQSPRATAGSFLHAMNDIKRGKPERIEDALQTLDLSGVNPLVRRERGTDLAWMLLEIMDKTRPVVLQRVPDRKEGKPWVFERYASGEVRISRLDDGRWLFDKETMEAVPAILEEVAGRESKVRGLENTRWLPLHIRISRQLPDWMRDRGLILQNWQWLGLLLIIAVGVVVDKLVQGLARLVMKRWLKHFPSVTQRIDDADQRLRPLGLALMAFVWWLGILVLGLPEAVLLVLLVAVKLLASIAAVWTAWRLVDVISALLAEKAAATDNRVDDVLVPMVSRTLKIFIAVGGIIFVADNLNIDVTGLLAGLGLGGLAFALAAKDLVQNFFGSLTVLMDRTFTVGDWIIVDDIEGSVEEMGFRSTRIRTFYNSLVTVPNSRFITADVDNMGARRYRRYKQKFGVTYDTPPEKIEAFCEGLREIVRQHPYMRKDYFQIWLNDLGASALEILIYVFWQTPDWTTELRERQRFLLDAIRLADALGVAFAFPTQTIHLQSDENPGKPGDAPSLEEARALARRITERESRT; this is encoded by the coding sequence ATGAGACCGAATACACGCATTCTTGCGCTGTTCTTCCTGGTGTTGGCCCTGATTACGGGGGGCAGCCTGGCTGTGGCGTCCTCCGACGAGACAGTATCACCGCCTGAAGCAGACAAGCCCCCGGTGCCGGAAAGCCTGCAAAGCCCCAGGGCCACGGCAGGCAGTTTTCTGCACGCCATGAATGATATCAAGCGAGGCAAGCCGGAGCGCATCGAGGATGCGTTGCAGACCCTGGATCTGAGCGGAGTGAACCCCCTGGTGCGCCGGGAGCGGGGCACGGACCTGGCCTGGATGTTGCTGGAGATCATGGACAAGACCCGGCCCGTGGTGCTCCAGCGGGTGCCTGACCGCAAGGAAGGTAAGCCCTGGGTGTTCGAGCGTTATGCCAGTGGCGAAGTTCGCATCAGCCGTCTCGATGATGGTCGCTGGCTGTTCGACAAGGAAACCATGGAAGCAGTGCCCGCCATACTTGAAGAAGTCGCCGGGCGGGAATCCAAAGTCAGGGGACTGGAAAATACCCGCTGGCTGCCCCTGCATATCCGCATCAGCCGGCAACTGCCTGACTGGATGCGTGACCGTGGCCTGATTCTGCAAAACTGGCAATGGCTGGGCTTGCTGCTGATCATTGCGGTGGGCGTGGTGGTGGACAAGCTGGTGCAGGGGCTTGCCCGGCTGGTCATGAAGCGCTGGCTGAAACATTTTCCCTCGGTGACCCAGCGCATCGACGATGCCGATCAACGCCTTCGGCCCCTGGGGCTTGCGCTCATGGCCTTCGTCTGGTGGCTCGGCATATTGGTATTGGGTTTGCCCGAAGCCGTGCTGCTGGTGCTGCTGGTGGCGGTCAAGCTCCTGGCCAGCATTGCGGCGGTATGGACGGCCTGGCGTCTGGTTGACGTGATTTCCGCCCTGCTGGCGGAAAAAGCCGCGGCCACCGACAACCGCGTGGATGATGTGCTGGTGCCCATGGTGAGCCGGACCCTGAAGATCTTCATCGCCGTGGGCGGTATCATCTTCGTGGCCGACAACCTGAACATCGACGTCACCGGCCTGCTGGCCGGGCTGGGGCTGGGAGGTTTGGCGTTTGCCCTGGCCGCCAAGGACCTGGTGCAGAATTTCTTCGGCTCCCTGACCGTCCTCATGGATCGCACCTTCACCGTGGGGGACTGGATCATCGTTGATGACATCGAGGGCAGCGTGGAGGAGATGGGCTTTCGCAGCACCCGCATCCGTACCTTCTACAACTCCCTGGTCACGGTTCCCAACTCCCGCTTCATCACTGCGGACGTGGATAACATGGGCGCGCGCCGCTACCGCCGTTACAAGCAGAAATTCGGCGTGACCTATGACACGCCGCCGGAGAAAATCGAAGCCTTTTGCGAAGGCTTGCGGGAGATCGTGCGCCAGCATCCCTACATGCGCAAAGACTACTTCCAGATCTGGCTCAACGACCTGGGCGCCAGCGCCCTGGAGATTCTCATCTACGTGTTCTGGCAGACGCCTGACTGGACCACAGAGCTGCGCGAGCGCCAGCGCTTTCTGCTGGATGCCATCCGGCTGGCGGACGCCCTGGGCGTGGCCTTCGCCTTTCCCACCCAGACCATCCATCTTCAATCGGATGAAAACCCCGGAAAGCCAGGCGACGCACCCTCCCTGGAAGAAGCCAGAGCCCTGGCCCGCCGGATCACCGAGAGGGAGTCCCGCACATGA